Proteins from a single region of Argiope bruennichi chromosome 6, qqArgBrue1.1, whole genome shotgun sequence:
- the LOC129971228 gene encoding 60S acidic ribosomal protein P1-like: MLSSDEVACVYSALILQDDDIAITAEKINTILKAAGVDVEPYWPTLFAKALEGVDLRQLITNVGAGVGGAGGAPGVTTGAPAAAGETAAAKEEPKKEEKKEESEESDEDMGFGLFD, from the exons ATGTTGTCCTCCGACGAAGTTGCCTGCGTTTACTCTGCCCTCATCTTACAGGATGATGATATTGCAATTACA gcTGAAAAAATTAACACTATCTTGAAAGCTGCTGGAGTAGATGTAGAACCATATTGGCCAA CTTTGTTTGCTAAAGCCTTGGAAGGAGTTGATTTGAGGCAGTTAATAACTAATGTTGGTGCTGGAGTAGGGGGAGCAGGTGGAGCTCCTGGTGTTACTACTGGTGCACCAGCAGCAGCAGGAGAAACAGCTGCAGCTAAAGAAG AaccaaagaaagaagaaaagaaagaggaAAGCGAAGAATCAGATGAAGACATGGGTTTTG gtttgttcgactaa
- the LOC129971226 gene encoding thioredoxin domain-containing protein 5 homolog produces MDLKCTLPVVLSVFLLKVCLGSDLYSDKVLKYDSQIFKQKIGGDKPHFVNFFAPWCGYCKRLKPVWDELAEKYNVDSNNQELVIAKVDCTVETPICADEGVSGYPSLIYYEAGQSKGTKYQGKRDLVGLEDFISNNLGQKKTDEPEKTRPIISGKGALELTDETFQNTVNWGMHFVKFYAPWCGHCQRMAHAWEELAENLEHDKSVTISKVDCTENKKTCADFEVKGYPTLLWIINGKKIEKYQGARNLDSFKQFINEMKIAHKDAIDEEEGRIPDPKNEPNLVVELSEDNFENAVKQEISFVKFFVPWCGHCKRLEPIWNDLAIKFSSNPKVKIAKVDCTQQEKLCAEHKIIGYPTLFIFHNGKFMTEYHGERKLENLHSFVLEYLQHSEL; encoded by the exons ATGGATTTGAAATGCACATTGCCGGTCGTCTTAAGTGTATTCCTTTTAAAGGTTTGTTTAGGAAGTGACTTGTATAGTgacaaagtattaaaatatgattctcagatatttaaacaaaaaatcgGTGGCGATAAGcctcattttgtaaatttttttgctCCTTG GTGTGGATATTGCAAAAGATTAAAACCAGTATGGGATGAACTTGCTGAGAAATACAATGTTGATTCTAATAATCAAGAGCTTGTCATCGCCaaa GTGGACTGTACTGTTGAAACACCTATATGTGCTGATGAAGGAGTTTCTGGATATCCATC aCTTATATATTATGAAGCTGGTCAAAGCAAAGGTACAAAATATCAAGGTAAAAGAGATTTAGTGGGACTAGAAGACTTTATATCAAATAATCTGGGACAGAAAAAGACAgat GAGCCCGAAAAGACTAGACCAATAATTTCAGGAAAAGGAGCTTTGGAATTAACTGATGAAACTTTTCAGAATACTGTTAATTGGGGGATGCATTTTGTGAAGTTTTATGCACCCTGGTGTGGCCACTGTCAAAGAATGGCTCATGCATGGGAGGAGCTTGCTGAAAATTTGGAACATGATAAGTCTGTCACTATTTCGAAG gtAGATTGTACCGAGAATAAAAAGACATGTGCAGATTTTGAAGTAAAAGGATATCCTACTTTATTATGGATTATTAATGGCAAAAAA ATCGAGAAATATCAAGGAGCCAGGAATCTTGATAGTTTTAAACAATTCATCAATGAAATGAAGATTGCTCATAAAGATGCAATAGATGAAGAGGAAGGTAGAATACCTGATCCTAAAAATGAG ccTAATTTAGTTGTGGAATTGTcagaagataattttgaaaatgctgtTAAACAAGAAAttagttttgtcaaattttttgtcCCTTG gtGTGGACACTGTAAAAGATTAGAACCTATATGGAATGATTTAGCTATAAAATTTTCATCGAATCCTAAAGTAAAAATAGCCAAAGTAGATTGCACTCAACAAGAGAAATTGTGTGCGGAGCATAAg ATTATTGGTTACCcaactcttttcatttttcacAATGGAAAGTTTATGACTGAATATCATGGAGAGAGAAAATTGGAGAATTTACATAGTTTTGTATTGGAGTATTTGCAACATTCTGAACTATGA